NNNNNNNNNNNNNNNNNNNNNNNNNNNNNNNNNNNNNNNNNNNNNNNNNNNNNNNNNNNNNNNNNNNNNNNNNNNNNNNNNNNNNNNNNNNNNNNNNNNNNNNNNNNNNNNNNNNNNNNNNNNNNNNNNNNNNNNNNNNNNNNNNNNNNNNNNNNNNNNNNNNNNNNNNNNNNNNNNNNNNNNNNNNNNNNNNNNNNNNNNNNNNNNNNNNNNNNNNNNNNNNNNNNNNaaaaaaaaaaaaaaaaaaaaaaaaaaaaaaaaaaaaaaaaaaaaaaaaaccaacctGTCTATTAGATTTacaatcaaattttcaatcatgtcttataaaattttaaacaaattcaatttttttaaaaaaagaccAACTTATCTTATTAGATTTAGAATCAAATGattatattgattttcttctccagAAACAGGCTCGATTCCATAGCATCGTCCTTTGTAACGATCAAGACTGGTAAGCCCATCGGTCCACACAGTTGTCCATGTACCAGTAGAAGATTCAGCAGCTACAGCGGCCCCTGCTTCCTCGGGTGGAACTCCCGGTTGAGGAGTTACTCGGAATGCTGCCAAGATATCAGTATCTTTGGTTTCATATTCAGGAGTATAATAAGTCAATTTATAATCTTTAACACCAGCTTTGAATCCAACACTTGCTTTAGTCTCTGTTTGTGGTGACATAAGTCCCTCCCTACAACTCATGAATTAAGAATTCTCGCAACAACAAGGTCTACTCGACATGAATTAGGAGTTAATGAAACCTTTTATAGGAATCCTTTCANAAAGAGTTACTCGAAATGCTGCCAAGATATCAGTATCTTTGGTTTCATATTCAGGAGTATAATAAGTCAATTTATAATCTTTAACACCAGCTTTGAATCCAACACTTGCTTTAGTCTCTGTTTGTGGTGACATAAGTCCCTCCCTACAACTCATGAATTAAGAANAGCTCAAACCAATGGCCACGTGCCTTTCGACTTGATATTAGGCCACGACTCACCCTAAGTTGAAGTCGAATGAATCTCTATACTTCActtattatactaaaaaatgGCACTAAACgatgcaaaataaataaacgcaGTAAATGAATATAACTCTCTAGTTTAATAAATCACGtcttatataaatttaaacaaattcatttttcatcacaaaaaaaaaaaggcccCTGCTTCCTCGGGTGGAACTCCCGGTTAAAGAGTTACTCGAAATGCTGCCAAGATATCAGTATCTTTGGTTTCATATTCAGGAGTATAATAAGTAAGTAAATAGATCAGACGTATTAAAcaccaaaattgaaatttcatgaaaatCCTGAACAAAGAagtaaaattaagatttaaatatttttccaagAATATAAAGCATAgataagaaattgaaaatcagTTTTTTAAAAGCCGTTGGAGGCCGCCGCCTCAAACGGAGGAGAAAGTGATATTCAGGGACTACCAATCTGACTATAAAAAGAGGCGTAACCAACCTAACGatataacaaaattcaaagtcCTGTTAAGTTTTGCTCACCGGAAGATGATGAAGGTGACAGTATCCTCAATCCTGGTACTTTTACTCTGTGGCTGGCCGGCTTTGGCTGCTGCTCATGACGACCATGTCAAGTACAAGGACCCGGCACAGCCGCTAAACGTCCGAATCAAGGACCTAATGGATAGAATGACTCTAGCAGAGAAGATTGGGCAGATGACCCAGTTGGATCGCTCTGTCGTCACACCGGAGATCGTTAGAGATTACTCCATTGGCAGTGTGCTTAGCGGCGGAGACAGTGCCCCATCTCTACAGGCTACTGCACAGGTGTGGATTGACATGGTGAATTCATTCCAACAGGGCTCACTATCAAGTAGGCTTGGCATTCCAATTATGTATGGAATTGATGCCGTCCATGGTCATGGCATTGTCTACAATGCCACAGTCTTTCCCCACAATGTTGGTCTCGGCGCAACTAGGTGATAATATATGGATGGAGGATTCGAACCTGTCGTGCACCGACACAGAATTACTTGTGGCTAAATAGTTCTCTCATGTGACAGGGAACCTGAACTTCTAAGGAGAATTGGTGCTGCTACTGCTAGAGAAGTTCGAGCAACGGGGATCGATTATGTCTTTGCTCCATGCATAGCAGTATGTCTTCTTGAATTCATTTCCCCCTTTTACCACATTCCCACATTAAACCCTGTTTGATTCAAACAGAACTATGAACATTTTCATCTCAGGTCTGTAGAGATCCTAGATGGGGAAGGTGTTATGAAAGCTACAGCGAAGATCCCGACATCGTCAAAGAAATGACAGATATCATAATTGGGCTGCAAGGACAAATCCCATCTGGGTTTTCAAAAGGAGTTCCTTATGTTGGTGGAAGGTAACTTTTCAACCACTAGAGATTAGGAGGTTTATCCATTTCAAGGAACCTAATTGAAAAACTTCTTGGCCTCATAACAGAGACAAGGTTGCAGCTTGTGCAAAGCATTTTGTTGGCGATGGCGGCACAACAAGGGGTATCAATGAGAACAACACTGTGATCAGCAGGCATGGACTGTTGAGCATTCACATGCCAGGATACTATCACTCCATAATCAAGGGTGTCTCTACAATAATGGTTTCCTACTCCAGTTGGAACGGTAAGAAGATGCATTCAAATCATGAACTCATCACTGAGTTCCTTAAGAACACTCTCAAATTCAGGGTATGTATTACACTAAATCTTcatgaatgatatgtttataCAAGCCCCTAAATTTGAACGGACAAACTATTGCAGGGTTTTGTAATTTCTGATTGGGAAGGTATTGATAGGATCACAGACCCAGCTCATTCAAATTACACATTCTCGATCCTATCCGGAGTTCAAGCAGGAATAGACATGGTAAGGTTATCAACAGAGGCAATCTCAATGAACATGGCATCTTTGATCCTACAAAACTAGTTTTACTGTCGTGTTTCAGTTTATGGTTCCTACAAATTACAAGGAGTTCATCGATGGCCTTACCTACCTTGTCAACAGCAAGGCTATTCCGATGTACCGAATCAACGACGCTGTAAGGAGGATTTTGAGAGTCAAGTTCGTAATGGGGCTGTTTGAGAATCCAATGGCCGATGGCAGATTTGTAAATGAGCTTGGAAGCCAGGTTAATTGACCtaaaaacacaaagaaactCAGTTTGAATATCATTTTGACAAATCTAGCAATTCAATTGAACAGGAACACAGAGATTTGGCAAGAGAAGCAGTGAGGAAATCACTTGTTCTATTGAAGAACGGCGAAAATGCAGATGATCCAGTTCTTCCTCTGTCGAAGAAGGCGCCGAAGATCTTAGTCGCTGGAGCTCACGCCGACAATCTAGGTTACCAGTGCGGCGGTTGGACGATCAAATGGAAAGGACTCAGCGGCGACAATCTCACAACCGGAACCACCATCCTCCAGGCGGTGAAGAAAAGCGTCGATCCAAACACGGAGGTCGTACACGACGTAAGTCCGACGGCGGATTACGTGAAGGCGAACAACTTCACGTACGCCATTGTCGTGGTAGGAGAACCGCCGTACGCCGAGACCAATGGCGACAACCTGAACCTGACTATCCCGGAAGGAGGCTTGGACACGATCCAGCACGTATGCAACGTCGTCAAGTGCGTCGTTGTCCTCGTCTCCGGCCGACCCCTGACGATTCATCCGTACATGTCGCAGTTGGACGCGCTGGTGGCAGCATGGCTGCCGGGAACAGAGGGCGAGGGCGTCGCCGACGTACTGTTCGGTGATTATGGGTTCACCGGAAAGCTGGCGAGGACGTGGTTCAAAACCGTGGATCAACTTCCGATGAACTATGGGGACGAGAATTACAATCCGCTTTTCCCTCTGGGATTTGGGCTTACAACCGAGCCTGTTAACAAATCTAGCTAGGGCTTCTGTTCATAAAGAATTACGagttctcaatttttttatttttttattattatttattttagttttcctttatttattttttctagtAATTACtcggttgacatttttttgttgcGTTAACTCGGCCAACCCGAACATAGAGTTGCGTTAACTCGGCCAACCCGAACATAGAGTTGCGTTAACTCGGCCAACCCGAACATAGAGTTGCGTTAACTCGGCCAACCCGAACATAGAGTTGCGTTAACTCGGCCAACCCGAACATAGAGTTGCGTTAACTCGGCCAACCCGAACATAGAGTTGCGTTAACTCGGCCAACCCGAACATAGAGTTGCGTTAACTCGGCCAACCCGAACATAGAGTTGCGTTAACTCGGCCAACCCGAACATAGAGTTGCGTTAACTCGGCCAACCTGAGTGGGTATTTTTCAATTCcaaattgtttatattattttcccttttaaaatattatttttccataaataatcaattattGCACCATTTATTGCTAATTTCAatccctaaattttattttaattatttttttaaaccatttgCTTTTATATTCTACCTACCATTCATCAAATACAGTAATAATAAGTGCaactaattataaataataaaaaataaataaaataaaaactttgtGGAAAAAAtgacacaatttttttttttgttattttttaaattatatatatataatattccctcaattcttaaaattattttttaaaatgcatattaaaattaagtgacaaattttaactaaatatttaaaaataagtaaataattatttacaaactactattttactttaattataaataaatgactcGAACAATTTGCCCAAACTCAGCCCAAAATTCATGATTGGGTTAGGATTGactcattattatttaataagtgTTCTAACTCGACCCAAACAATTGAGTTTGGTCTAAAAAATGTTCTAACTCGACCCAATTCAACCCATAAACACCCTAACTAAACTAATAACTTTTTAAGAATATAGCTATAAAACACTTAAAAATTAGTTcgtataatattaataaaagaaatcaatTGGGCTAAAGTCAACCCGAgtcttaaatttattgatttgataaacaaggtaaaaaaaattaacgtaTTGGATAATTTAGTAGATggaataaagttttatttatggagatactaaaacataataaacataataacatataaatactaaatttacaATAAACTTGGTCAActagtagattttttttagtgtcaACGTCACAATCTACCATTCAATATTCTAAGAACATTTATGAGCTAAATTtgctaaaatttgaatattctaaaatgatgaaaatattaaccataataataataataataattaaattaattaattaaataagaagATAAGATGGGGCAAGTGGACGATGAAAAAGCTTGCTTTCGTCAAAGATGGCCGAACATCGAttttgccaaaaaaaaaaaaaaaattatatttaaaaaaatccaaaacagTAAAAATCCACTaccttaatttattattattattattattattttgtggaattctctatttcaattaaataaataatttaaaaaatcagaCGGCTCGGGATGTACATGATTTGAATCGAGTTGAGTTAGAGAAATTTTCTGGATCAACCTAGACGGGTCGTGTTGGTGACCAAAACAAGTTGAAGTCAggttattcttatttttttaataattaaaaaaatatcttatttatctATAATACATACGTTagtaactaaaatttaataaaacgtTGAATATTCACAAGTCACAGTTCATCGCTAACATTGATTATAATAGTTAAATATTAGGGTTCGGttggattataaatttatttttcgggttataaaaataatgtaaaccTGCAAGCTGACGCAAGTtttcgatttttcaaaaatttaacccaatccaaatcgagaggaaaaaagaaaaccaaccCGTACCAGATTTCGTCCTATAGTCATTTGAACCTTCTCAATTCAAGCCGGTTCTCACCtactttttatcttttatctaCTCATCGTCTTTAtcttaaacttaattttgaagttaatttaaattatctaatcgtaattaaattttttaatatctcaaaaaaacatataaataatatgcTATTTTTATTCCAGATAAAATGTggaatttatataattttttttaaacttaagtTTAATCGACTTGTATAATTTAATGGAAAGacatttattatatagttaaATCCCCTATGGTCccatttaactaaaaaaacgGTATCTAATATATGGATATTTGGAATAACATgcttattaaatttattttatttaacttaaTGGACgtgaaatataattaaattgattaacTAACGAAAAAATCAATTGTTTCAGTTGACTTACCACTTTAAAGGACGATTTGATGAACTCTTTATTATAATCTCACTCTTGTGGTAACCGGATAATGATTGTGCGACACTTATTTTAACCTAACGAATAAGTTAGTTACGTGAAATTTACACTTTGCGGATAATATCGACGTACgagaaaaatgttttagaaaacatgagCGAGAAAATAATTGACAATTAGTCACATCCCTTTTGTAGTAcattttgaagtattttaaCCCTgatgtagacatgattttggcgaACGATCATAAACTTCTATATTAACAACAGGAAAGCATATAAAAGGAATTTCGAACGGACGTGCGACTATGGACAACATGTTTTAAACAAGCATAACTGAAACATTCAATATGCAGCCATAAACAACACGTCttagacaagcatgactgtgacactCTCTTCTCCGGTACAAATTGCGAATAAGATGTATTTTATGGTGCAACAATTAAATtatctaatggaaaaaaatattttattcttatttaaataaatttgtatttattgattaaattttttttaaataactatttttcaataataataaaagttgtattaatttatgaaaaaagaaaaggaaaaggtgaATTATGCCACGCGCTCACGGTGCCTGCCAACGCGAGTTTCCATAATCTATCACTAATAAACAACAATACAGAAATCAATCACCCCGTGCATTTCACGAGCCTCGCAATTTACCGTTCGATTCAAGGAATTATCCATCGGACGGTGGTGGATTATTACACGCGCCTGTGAGGTAGGGATAATAAGAGGCGCACAAAGCCCGCCAGAAAAGCATGcgtataaaagtttaaaaagaaaaaaaaaaaaaaaaaaaagaaaaaaaaaaaaaaaaaaaNTTTcgtaaaaataatagaaatttcAACGCACAAAAAATAGGAAATTTATTTACCCAAGGCTTCATCTCAACATCCAATCTTGACCCTCCATCTCTCTCATTTGTGGGTCCCACGTTTTGAATTCTCgtctaaaaatcaaattatctatatatgtcttaattaattgaattaagtATAGTTGAACGATAGGTGTGCGTGaataattgaatattgaaTGGTTCAAGTTCGAACAATATTTAAGGCTCGTTGAACTTGAGCTTAGACTCGAGCCTTGGCTTGATGATGTTGAGTCGGGTTAAGTCGGGCCTACGAGATGAGAGGTAAAAATGAAGTCTcctcaccaaaaaaaaaatcaaatcaaattcaaaataaattatttgatatatttgaaaaaaggCCAATTTATCCTTTCAAACTTTGGAATCTGCAACTGCCCATCTGACCCATCTTTCCATTTCTCCCTGCAATTATTTTTCCCCCCTCTCAAACAGGTACTAATTAttacaaagaacaagaacagaaaaaaaaaaatgttttttttttaatgatttatgtTTCTAAGGCATTTGTTTCGGTGGTTTGGTTGTAGAAAAAATGGAGTGTTTGGAGGCTAAGGCTTTGAAATCGAGTTTCCACTGGGAATTAGCCATGAAATTTGCTCAACCAGATGCTATGGTGGAGGAAGGTGGGTGTTCGAACGGAGCTGATCTCGTCGCCGGCGAGGATTTTGAGGTCGACGAGTTTTTGAACTTCTCTAATGGAGATTTTGAACATGGGTCTGCTTTGAGAGTTCAAGAAGATGACGATTACGAAGAGTTTGAGAAAAATCGGCTCTCTGTTTCGCCGTATTCGAACCAGTCCGGCGGGATTCCGACCGCCGGAGAAGAGGGCTCGAAGGCGGTTGTTGGCGTTGAGCTTGCTATTCCGGTAAATTAATTTCtgggtttttgttctttttgtgttttggTTCTAATTGTTTGAAGATTTCAGAATCAAAATCGAAATCCCACTTCTCAGGGCGATGCTTTAGCGGACCTTGAATGGGTTTCTCAATTCGTCGATGATTCTGGCTCGGAATATTCCTGCGCCGCCGTGTCTTTGAACCGCTCCAAACCGGAAAAGAAACTCACCGGAGCTGTAATTTCGTGTTTGCCGACGTCTTTCCCGGTGAGACCGAGGACGAAAAGGCCGAGACAATCTCGTCAAGCGAAATCCACCAGTTCTTCTCTCAACCaatcgtcgtcgtcgtcgtcctTGTCTTCGTCCTCCGGCGTTTCCTCCGCCGCACCTTGGTTCATCTTCTCCGACGCCGGCGAGAACGTGGACTATTTGAACGTCTCCGGCCAGCCAACGAAGAAGCAGAGGAAAAAGTcgtcggcggcggcggcggttcTTCAACCCGTCGGTCCGACCGGTCAGATTCCGCGGCGGTGCAGCCATTGTCTTGTTCAGAGGACCCCACAGTGGCGGACCGGTCCAAACGGGGCCAAAACACTCTGTAACGCTTGTGGGGTCCGGTATAAATCCGGTCGCCTCTTCCCGGAGTATAGACCGGCGCTGAGTCCCACTTTTTGCAGCGGTATTCACTCGAACAGTCATCGGAAAGTGCTTGAAATGAGGAAGACGAAAGAGGTCCCTGAACCGGCGTCCGACTTGGCCCCTATGGTTCCGAGTTACTAAACAAAGTGAACCGAGCTCGTTGGACCGGAAAGATGGAAAAAAGACCAAAAGGGCAGATTTTAGCTAAAAAGGACtccattttgtatttgtaggGTTAGGGAGAAATTAGTCCAAggcattaattttttagtgtAGCTTTTTTTTNTATTTGAAAAAAGGCCAATTTATCCTTTCAAACTTTGGAATCTGCAACTGCCCATCTGACCCATCTTTCCATTTCTCCCTGCAATTATTTTTCCCCCCTCTCAAACAGGTACTAATTAttacaaagaacaagaacagaaaaaaaaaaatgttttttttttaatgatttatgtTTCTAAGGCATTTGTTTCGGTGGTTTGGTTGTAGAAAAAATGGAGTGTTTGGAGGCTAAGGCTTTGAAATCGAGTTTCCACTGGGAATTAGCCATGAAATTTGCTCAACCAGATGCTATGGTGGAGGAAGGTGGGTGTTCGAACGGAGCTGATCTCGTCGCCGGCGAGGATTTTGAGGTCGACGAGTTTTTGAACTTCTCTAATGGAGATTTTGAACATGGGTCTGCTTTGAGAGTTCAAGAAGATGACGATTACGAAGAGTTTGAGAAAAATCGGCTCTCTGTTTCGCCGTATTCGAACCAGTCCGGCGGGATTCCGACCGCCGGAGAAGAGGGCTCGAAGGCGGTTGTTGGCGTTGAGCTTGCTATTCCGGTAAATTAATTTCtgggtttttgttctttttgtgttttggTTCTAATTGTTTGAAGATTTCAGAATCAAAATCGAAATCCCACTTCTCAGGGCGATGCTTTAGCGGACCTTGAATGGGTTTCTCAATTCGTCGATGATTCTGGCTCGGAATATTCCTGCGCCGCCGTGTCTTTGAACCGCTCCAAACCGGAAAAGAAACTCACCGGAGCTGTAATTTCGTGTTTGCCGACGTCTTTCCCGGTGAGACCGAGGACGAAAAGGCCGAGACAATCTCGTCAAGCGAAATCCACCAGTTCTTCTCTCAACCaatcgtcgtcgtcgtcgtcctTGTCTTCGTCCTCCGGCGTTTCCTCCGCCGCACCTTGGTTCATCTTCTCCGACGCCGGCGAGAACGTGGACTATTTGAACGTCTCCGGCCAGCCAACGAAGAAGCAGAGGAAAAAGTcgtcggcggcggcggcggttcTTCAACCCGTCGGTCCGACCGGTCAGATTCCGCGGCGGTGCAGCCATTGTCTTGTTCAGAGGACCCCACAGTGGCGGACCGGTCCAAACGGGGCCAAAACACTCTGTAACGCTTGTGGGGTCCGGTATAAATCCGGTCGCCTCTTCCCGGAGTATAGACCGGCGCTGAGTCCCACTTTTTGCAGCGGTATTCACTCGAACAGTCATCGGAAAGTGCTTGAAATGAGGAAGACGAAAGAGGTCCCTGAACCGGCGTCCGACTTGGCCCCTATGGTTCCGAGTTACTAAACAAAGTGAACCGAGCTCGTTGGACCGGAAAGATGGAAAAAAGACCANaattttattaattagatAATTGTTAATTTAGAGTAGATCAGATATGCTTAGGTAGGAAAAGAAGGGGATTTTTGTATTACTTAAGCTATGTTTACTCGTATAAAATActcttattctctctcttaacggacgtaattttttttctagaaataataaaattggtcgaataaatatctaattcttaaaataaaataaaatgaaactcGTGTATCACATGGTGGTTGTCGTCTTGGACGAGCTCCACGACGAACATGATGGTACATCAAGATGTGGTTGATGAAAAATTGCATGAGCGATATTTTGTTGTGTTATAACTTTTACCTAGTTGAGTATAATGATCGATCACAGGTCTTTTAATTCGAGTATTGAAGCTCACACTTGAAATGGTATTAGTGGGCTTGATATCTCTAAAGCTTCAACACGACTAGCTCGACATAGTTCCCTATATAACCTTGGAAGGCAAGCACCACTCGAAGAATGTTTTCGAGCTTCCTCAAACTTACCCAACAAAGGAAGGATCATAACGTGGACAAATATATTAGAATTGTCGGTGAAAAGAAACCCTCCACTAGGTTGCATTTCATATGCACGCATATATCTCTTGTTGACAAAGTgagaggagaaaagaaagCTATTGCAAGAGTCACACACCGTAACATAGACTCAAGTACACGCTACACGAGTCACACACCGTGTTCATATGTACGATTTAGATACCATAttgttctaaaattttggTTCGAATTTTTTTCTCGAGCATTTTGGAACATTATTGAAgcttttaatttgttgttgAGACATTATTAAAGGGATTGTAGATAGCAATAAAGGTGAGTGGTGGTGAGTGGTTGATATTATCTCTACTTTTGGGGAGGGGCCATAAGTGGTGCTATTTCATTCACCAAATATGAATGCTCACTTTCTtcataaatattcttttttttttatttattattattaaaaatataattccttttttcaaaattcaaaattttaaaaagcaaatttgaaaatttaaagtatattGGCATTTCATATGCTCGATCACAACCACACGTAGTAGATAtctttcattcaatttctAAAAAGTTTGGGGACCGAACAtgtaattcaaaattttctatctCGAGGTTTAAATCAATGGCTTGAACAAtcataagaatttaaattcgttacattatttattacaGCCACGTAAAGACGACGTGCTCCCTTGACGTCATCTTTACACAGTTATAAGGACGTGCATTTGATCAATGTTACGTATGATCAGGCGTTGTTGGCGTTCTGCAACATACCTATTTACTGTGATGACTGATCTTTTTCTAGCAGTTCATGGACGTACATCATTTTGGTCGTCTTCGGTAAGGGTGTAAAATATCGTCGAAGCTTTCTTTTATGTATATGCAAACTTTGTTCA
The Cucurbita pepo subsp. pepo cultivar mu-cu-16 chromosome LG16, ASM280686v2, whole genome shotgun sequence genome window above contains:
- the LOC111777028 gene encoding uncharacterized protein LOC111777028, with product MMKVTVSSILVLLLCGWPALAAAHDDHVKYKDPAQPLNVRIKDLMDRMTLAEKIGQMTQLDRSVVTPEIVRDYSIGSVLSGGDSAPSLQATAQVWIDMVNSFQQGSLSSRLGIPIMYGIDAVHGHGIVYNATVFPHNVGLGATREPELLRRIGAATAREVRATGIDYVFAPCIAVCRDPRWGRCYESYSEDPDIVKEMTDIIIGLQGQIPSGFSKGVPYVGGRDKVAACAKHFVGDGGTTRGINENNTVISRHGLLSIHMPGYYHSIIKGVSTIMVSYSSWNGKKMHSNHELITEFLKNTLKFRGFVISDWEGIDRITDPAHSNYTFSILSGVQAGIDMFMVPTNYKEFIDGLTYLVNSKAIPMYRINDAVRRILRVKFVMGLFENPMADGRFVNELGSQEHRDLAREAVRKSLVLLKNGENADDPVLPLSKKAPKILVAGAHADNLGYQCGGWTIKWKGLSGDNLTTGTTILQAVKKSVDPNTEVVHDVSPTADYVKANNFTYAIVVVGEPPYAETNGDNLNLTIPEGGLDTIQHVCNVVKCVVVLVSGRPLTIHPYMSQLDALVAAWLPGTEGEGVADVLFGDYGFTGKLARTWFKTVDQLPMNYGDENYNPLFPLGFGLTTEPVNKSS
- the LOC111777460 gene encoding GATA transcription factor 5-like isoform X1; translation: MECLEAKALKSSFHWELAMKFAQPDAMVEEGGCSNGADLVAGEDFEVDEFLNFSNGDFEHGSALRVQEDDDYEEFEKNRLSVSPYSNQSGGIPTAGEEGSKAVVGVELAIPNQNRNPTSQGDALADLEWVSQFVDDSGSEYSCAAVSLNRSKPEKKLTGAVISCLPTSFPVRPRTKRPRQSRQAKSTSSSLNQSSSSSSLSSSSGVSSAAPWFIFSDAGENVDYLNVSGQPTKKQRKKSSAAAAVLQPVGPTGQIPRRCSHCLVQRTPQWRTGPNGAKTLCNACGVRYKSGRLFPEYRPALSPTFCSGIHSNSHRKVLEMRKTKEVPEPASDLAPMVPSY
- the LOC111777460 gene encoding GATA transcription factor 5-like isoform X2 — its product is MECLEAKALKSSFHWELAMKFAQPDAMVEEGGCSNGADLVAGEDFEVDEFLNFSNGDFEHGSALRVQEDDDYEEFEKNRLSVSPYSNQSGGIPTAGEEGSKAVVGVELAIPGDALADLEWVSQFVDDSGSEYSCAAVSLNRSKPEKKLTGAVISCLPTSFPVRPRTKRPRQSRQAKSTSSSLNQSSSSSSLSSSSGVSSAAPWFIFSDAGENVDYLNVSGQPTKKQRKKSSAAAAVLQPVGPTGQIPRRCSHCLVQRTPQWRTGPNGAKTLCNACGVRYKSGRLFPEYRPALSPTFCSGIHSNSHRKVLEMRKTKEVPEPASDLAPMVPSY